The Acidovorax sp. NCPPB 4044 genomic interval GCGCCGGATCACGGCTCTTTTGGGGGAACAGGGGGGGGCGTCTGGAGGGCTGCGCTGTATCCGTCGGGCCCCTGGCGCATGTCCTTGCCTTTGGCATCGTATGGGCCCGAGCGATCTTTTTCCCGGCGGGCCTGCTGGTTGGCGGCTATGCAGGCCACTGGGTCGGGCGGCGGCGCGGCGCGGCGCCCTAGGGCCGGGTGCCGACGCAAAACAGCGGCTCCCCAGTGCCTGGGAGGTTTTTTGGCTTCATGCCGCCGTATTCATTGAATAGTTTGCTATATAAACAATAGCAAAACCCGTGCCGCTGGACGCGGTACGGGCCTGGCGCGGAAAAGCCGGCATTGCGCCGGCGGGCCGTCAGAACGGCGCGACCGAGTTGAAGGCGCGCGCCAGCCAGCCCATGGCCTGGGCTTCGGCGGGCGATCCGCGGCCGCGCGACTGCACGCGGGCGTTGGCCACCAGGGTGGAGCTGACCACGCTGTTCGGCTGCAGCGAGCGCGGGTCCACGGTGCCCGAGAAGCGCAGCACGTCCACGTTTTCGGCCACACCGATCTGCTTTTCGCCCGCGATCACGAGGTGGCCGTTGGGCAGCACTTCGATGACCGTGGTGGTGATGGTGCCGGTGAAGGTGTTGCTGCTCTGCAGGTCGCCCTTGCCCTCGAAGTTGTTGGTGCTGTTGCCGCCCAGCCGGAGCTTGCTGGTGTCGGCCGTGCCCACGAACGGGAAGGCGGTGATGCCGGCCGTGTTGGCGGCCGTGCGGTCCACCTTGGAGCTGGACTTCTGCGAGGCGGAGATCGTCTCCACGATCTGGATGGTGACGATGTCGCCCACCAGGCGCGCGCGGCGGTCCTCGAAGGCCGGCCGGTAGCTGGCCGCATGGAAGAGGCTGCCCGTGGCCGGGCCCGTGGCGCGCGGCGCGGTCTGCACGGCCACGGGCGGCAGCGTGGGCGGCATGTCGATGGGCGGCGGCGGGTTGATCGAGGCGCAGCCCGTGGCGGCCAGCAGGGCGGTGAGGGCGGCAAGGCGCGCGGAGGCGGTGAAGGCGGCGGTGTGCGGCATGGTCGGTGTTCCTGGAGGAAGGGAGAGGGCGCGCATCACAGCTGCGCGAGCTTGGCCAGCATCTGGTCGGATGTCTGGATGGCCTTGGAATTCATTTCGTAGGCGCGCTGGGTCTGGATCATCGAGACCAGCTCTTCCACGACGTTCACGTTGGAGGTTTCGAGGAAACCCTGGCGCATGATCCCCAGGCCGTTCGTGCCGGGCGTGCCCTGCTGCGGCTGGCCAGAGGCGGCCGATTCCTTGAACATGTTCTGCCCCACCGGCTCCAGGCCGGCCGAGTTGACGAAGCTCGCCATGCCCAGCGTGCCGATCTGCTGCGGCGCCGTCGTGCCCGGCACCGTGGCCGAGACGATGCCGTCGGTGCTGATGCTGATGCTGGTCGCGTTGGCGGGCACGGTGATGCCGTTGGCCACGGGCAGGCCGCTGGAAGTGACCAGGCGGCCCTGCGAGTCGAGCTGGAAGGAGCCGTCGCGCGTGTAGCCGGTGGTGCCGTCGGGCATCGTCACTTCGAAGAAGCCGTTGCCGTTGATCGCCACGTCCAGGTTGTTGTTGGACTGCTGCAGGCTGCCCTGCGTGAAGTTGCGGCTGGTGGCCACCGTGCGCACGCCCAGGCCCAGGTGCAGGCCGGTGGGCAGCTGGTTCTGCTCGGTGGTCTGCGCGCCCACCTGGCGCAGGTTCTGGTAGATCAGGTCCTCGAACACCGCGTTGTTGCGCTTGTAGCCGGTTGTCGAGACGTTGGCGAGGTTGTGGGAGATCACGTCCAGCTGCGTCTGCTGGGCGGACATGCCGGTCTTGGCGATCCAGAGCGAATTGATCATGGCGGTTCCTCGGAAGGTGCGGGCGTTCGGGCGGAGGCGGCGTCGGGGGGCGCGTCAGCCGTTGAGGTTGAGCAGCTGGCTGGCCGACTTGTCGTTGTTCTCGGCCGTCTGCAAGAGGCGCAGCTGGGCCTCGAACTGCCGGGAGGCGGAGATCATCCCGACCATGCTTTCGACGGCGTTCACGTTGGAGCCCTCCAGCGCGCCCGACAGCAGCCGGCCGTTCGGGTCATTGGGCATGGGCTCGCCGGAGGCGGGCCGGAACAGCCCGTCGTCGCCGCGCTTGAGCGGGTCTTCGAGCGTGGGCGTGGCGAGCTTCAGGCGCCCGATGGGCGTGGCCTGCTGGCCCGCGACGCGCGCGGTGATGGTGCCGTCCGAGCCCAGCGAGACGTCGGCGCCCGGCGGCACGTCGATGGGGCCGCCGCCGTCCGATAGCACCGTGAGGCCGTTGGAGGTGCGCAGCTGCCCCTCGGCCGTGACCTCGAAGCTGCCGTTGCGCGTGTACGACTCGGTGCCGTCCAGTCCCTGCACAGCGAACCATGCGTTGCCCACGGCCATCGCATCCAGGTTGCGGCCCGTGCGCTGCACGGGGCCGGGGGTTTCCACGTGGCCCGAGGTGGCCTCCAGCGCGAACACGCGGGTCTTGGCGCCGTCGCCCTGCACCGGCACCGAGCGGAAGGTGGACATTTCCGCGCGGAAGCCGTTGGTGGACGCATTGGCGAGGTTGTTGGACAGCACCGCCTGCCGCTGGGCGGCGGCGTTGGCGCCCGTCATGGAGGTGTAGATGATGTGGTCCATCGCTCGGCCTGTGGAAGGAAATGCGTCGTGGGATCAGGGGCGGGTCAGTGCGGGCGTGGCGTCAGCGCAGGTTCACCAGGGTGGACATCACCTGGTCCTGCGTCTTGATGGTCTGCGCGTTGGCCTGGTAGGCGCGCTGCGCGGTCATCATGTTCACCAGCTCGGCCGTGAGGTCCACGTTGGAGTCCTCCAGCGCGCCGGAGCGCAGCGCGCCGAACTTGCCCTCGGTGGGCGTGCCCAGCACGGGCTGGCCCGACTCGAAGGTTTCCACCCAGTTGTTGTTGCCGACCGAGGCCAGCCCCTGCGTATTGCGGAAGGTGGCCAGCGCCACCTGGCCCTCGGCGCGCGTCACGCCGTTGGAGTAGCGGGTCATCACCGTGCCGTTGTTCTCGATGCTGATGCCCGTCAGTTCGCCGGCGGTGTAGCCGTCCTGCGAGAGGTTGGACACCGCGAACGACTTGCCGAACTGCGTCACGCCGTCGAGCTTCGCGTTCACCGTGTAGCTGGTCAGGTTGTTCGGGTTGGGCGGCGAGGGCGTGATCGTGAGCGGCAGCTGGAAGCCCGTTTCCGGGGCGGTGGCTGCGGGGCCGGTGATCTTGCCGTTGTTGTCGAAGGTGATCTGCCCGATCGCCGTGGCCACCACGGGCGGCGTGGCGGTGGGGTCGTCGAGCTGGTCGTACACGTCCCAGGTGTTGGCGCCGTTCTTCTGGAAGTACAGGCTCACCGGCTTGGCCACGCCCTGGCTGTCGTACACGTTGATCGACGTGCCATAGGTGGAGCGCGGCGTGGCGGCGATGGGCGGCGTGGCCGTCGGGTCGCCGGCGGCATCGGGAGCGCGGGCATCCAGGTTGAACTCGGCCGTGATGGACGTGGTCTGCTTGGCCGGGATCGGCTTGGACGTGGGGAAGGTGAGCGGCGTCGCGTTGCTGGCGGTGCGCGTTCCGGTGGTCGGGTCGAGCGCGTAGCCCATCACCTGCGCGCCGCTGTTGGTCACCACGCGGCCGGTGTTGTCCAGCTTGAAGTTGCCGGCGCGCGTGTAGGCGCGGGAACCGTCGGGCTGCTGCAGCGTGAAGAAGCCGTCGCCGTTGATCGCCACGTCCAGGCTGTTGCCGGTGACGGAGATGTTGCCCTGGTTGAACTGCTGGGAGACCGCGGAGAGTTCCACCCCGATGCCGGCATTGCTGCCGCCCGCGGAGCCGATGGCGGAGGCCACCATCTCGGCGAATTCGGCGCGCGAGGCCTTGAAGCCCGTGGTGCCGGAGTTGGCGACGTTGTGGCCGATCACGTCCAGGTTCTTGCTGGCGGCGTTGAGGCCGGACAGGCCTTGCTGGAAGCTCATGGTGTTCTCCTCGGGAAAACAGGGGGAAGGTGGAGGGGTAGGGAAGGGGTGGAGCGCCGGCCGGTCAGAGCACCGCGCGGATGTTGCTGTAGTTCACGGTGGTGCCCGTGTCCAGGTTCAGGGTGAGCGCGCCCGCGTTGGAGCCGGTGCCCAGCACCCTGGCCTGCATGAGCGGGGTGGCTTCCACGGCGACGTCCTTGTTGGTCGCCACCACGCGGAACTTCAGGTCGCTCTGGGTGCCCGTGTACTTGCTGCCGTCCCACGAGAAGGTGTGGCGGCCCGACTCGCTCGCGCCCACCTCCACCGTATCGACCAGTTGGCCGCCGGGGGTGACGACTTCCACCTTGACGTCGGTGGCGGCGGTCTTGAGGTCGAACGTGCCGGTGCCCGTTCCGTCCTTGAAGGTCATCTTGGCGCCTTCGGTCAGCACCGAGCGGCCGATCATCATCGTGCCCTGCAGCGTCTGCATGGTCGTGAACTGCTCGGCCATGGTCTGCATGCTCAGGTTGAGCTGCTGGATGCCCGTCACCGTGTTGATCTGCGCCATCTGCGATGTCATCTGGGCGTTGTCCAGCGGGTTCATCGGATCCTGGTTGTTCAGCTGCGCGACGAGCAGCTTAAGGAACCGGTCCTGCGCGGCGGCCGGGTCGGTCGAGGAATTGGAGTTCGAGCCCGTGTTCACGGTGGCCGTCGAGCCGATCGGGTTGAGGATCATGGTGCGGTCTCTCCGGAAGGTTGCTTACTGGCCCATCTGCAGCGTCTTGAGCAGCAGGGACTTGGTCGTGTTCATCACTTCGACGTTGTTCTGGTAGGAGCGCGAGGCCGAGATCATGTTGACCATCTCCTCCACCGCGTTCACGTTCGAATGGGTGACGTAGCCCTCCGCATCGGCCTGCGGGTGGCTGGGGTCGTGCACCCGCTTGCCGGGCGTCTGGCTCTCGGTGATCCCGCTCACGCGCACGCCGGCCGAGGTGTCCGCGCCCATGGGCGTGGTCTGGAAGACGACCTGGCGGGCCTTGTAGGCCTGGCCGTCGGGGCCGGCCACGGCGTCCACGTTGGCCAGGTTGCTGGCCACCACGTTGAGGCGCTGCGACTGCGCGCTGATCGCGCTGCCCGAGACGCCGAAGATAGAGAACATGGACATGGCGGAGACTCGCTTTCCTGGTGCGGGGGCGCGG includes:
- a CDS encoding flagellar hook assembly protein FlgD; amino-acid sequence: MILNPIGSTATVNTGSNSNSSTDPAAAQDRFLKLLVAQLNNQDPMNPLDNAQMTSQMAQINTVTGIQQLNLSMQTMAEQFTTMQTLQGTMMIGRSVLTEGAKMTFKDGTGTGTFDLKTAATDVKVEVVTPGGQLVDTVEVGASESGRHTFSWDGSKYTGTQSDLKFRVVATNKDVAVEATPLMQARVLGTGSNAGALTLNLDTGTTVNYSNIRAVL
- the flgC gene encoding flagellar basal body rod protein FlgC, encoding MSMFSIFGVSGSAISAQSQRLNVVASNLANVDAVAGPDGQAYKARQVVFQTTPMGADTSAGVRVSGITESQTPGKRVHDPSHPQADAEGYVTHSNVNAVEEMVNMISASRSYQNNVEVMNTTKSLLLKTLQMGQ
- the flgE gene encoding flagellar hook protein FlgE, with protein sequence MSFQQGLSGLNAASKNLDVIGHNVANSGTTGFKASRAEFAEMVASAIGSAGGSNAGIGVELSAVSQQFNQGNISVTGNSLDVAINGDGFFTLQQPDGSRAYTRAGNFKLDNTGRVVTNSGAQVMGYALDPTTGTRTASNATPLTFPTSKPIPAKQTTSITAEFNLDARAPDAAGDPTATPPIAATPRSTYGTSINVYDSQGVAKPVSLYFQKNGANTWDVYDQLDDPTATPPVVATAIGQITFDNNGKITGPAATAPETGFQLPLTITPSPPNPNNLTSYTVNAKLDGVTQFGKSFAVSNLSQDGYTAGELTGISIENNGTVMTRYSNGVTRAEGQVALATFRNTQGLASVGNNNWVETFESGQPVLGTPTEGKFGALRSGALEDSNVDLTAELVNMMTAQRAYQANAQTIKTQDQVMSTLVNLR
- the flgG gene encoding flagellar basal-body rod protein FlgG; the encoded protein is MINSLWIAKTGMSAQQTQLDVISHNLANVSTTGYKRNNAVFEDLIYQNLRQVGAQTTEQNQLPTGLHLGLGVRTVATSRNFTQGSLQQSNNNLDVAINGNGFFEVTMPDGTTGYTRDGSFQLDSQGRLVTSSGLPVANGITVPANATSISISTDGIVSATVPGTTAPQQIGTLGMASFVNSAGLEPVGQNMFKESAASGQPQQGTPGTNGLGIMRQGFLETSNVNVVEELVSMIQTQRAYEMNSKAIQTSDQMLAKLAQL
- the flgF gene encoding flagellar basal-body rod protein FlgF; translated protein: MDHIIYTSMTGANAAAQRQAVLSNNLANASTNGFRAEMSTFRSVPVQGDGAKTRVFALEATSGHVETPGPVQRTGRNLDAMAVGNAWFAVQGLDGTESYTRNGSFEVTAEGQLRTSNGLTVLSDGGGPIDVPPGADVSLGSDGTITARVAGQQATPIGRLKLATPTLEDPLKRGDDGLFRPASGEPMPNDPNGRLLSGALEGSNVNAVESMVGMISASRQFEAQLRLLQTAENNDKSASQLLNLNG
- a CDS encoding flagellar basal body L-ring protein FlgH; the protein is MPHTAAFTASARLAALTALLAATGCASINPPPPIDMPPTLPPVAVQTAPRATGPATGSLFHAASYRPAFEDRRARLVGDIVTIQIVETISASQKSSSKVDRTAANTAGITAFPFVGTADTSKLRLGGNSTNNFEGKGDLQSSNTFTGTITTTVIEVLPNGHLVIAGEKQIGVAENVDVLRFSGTVDPRSLQPNSVVSSTLVANARVQSRGRGSPAEAQAMGWLARAFNSVAPF